The sequence below is a genomic window from Actinokineospora baliensis.
GTCCGCGAGCCGTACCGTGCTGGGCCGGTGCGCCACGACCAGCGCGGTGACGTCCGACAGCACGCTGCGCAGGGCCCGTTCCACCTCCGCCTCGGTGTGCACGTCCAACGCCGACAACGGGTCGTCGAGCACCAGCACCTTCGGCTTGCCGACCACCGCGCGCGCGAGGGCCAAGCGCTGCCGTTGCCCGCCGGACAGCGACAGGCCCTCCTCGCCGATCCGGGTGTCGAGCCCCCACGGCAACCGGTCCACGAACTCCTCCGCCTGCGCCACCCGCAACGCCTCGCGCACCTGCTCGTCGGTGACCCCCTCGGCACCGAGCGCGACGTTCTCCCGCACACTGGCCGAGAACAGCACCGGGTCCTCGAACGCCATCGCGACCACCGAACGCAGGTCCGCCAACCGCAGGTCCCGCACGTCAACGCCGTCAACGGTGACCCGACCGCCGGTGATGTCGGCCAAGCGGGGAACCAGCATCGTCAAGGTCGACTTGCCGGACCCGGTCGCACCGACGAGCGCCACCGTTTCGCCCGGCCGCAGGTCGATGTCCACACCGGACAAGATCTCCCGATCGCTTCCCTGGTGGGCGAACCGAACCCCTTCGAACCGAACCGCGCCAACACCATCGGCAGGCAAGTCCTTGGGCCGCACCGGATCGGTGATGGTCACCTCGGCGTCGCGCACCTCCCAGTACCGCGCAGCCGCCGTCGCGGCCTGGTTCGTCTCGGCCAGCAACCAGCCGATCGAATCGGTCGGCCAGCGCAGGTAGGTCGCCACGGTGACGCCCGCGACCAATGTGCCGACGGTCAGCGAACCGTCCGCGACCCCGAGCGAGCCGAACAGCAGTTGGGCGGAGATGCCCAACTCGGGCAGCAGGATGATCGCGCCCCAGAGCAGTGCCAGCAGTCGCATCTTGGCCAGCTCGGTCGTGCGCAGCTCCCTGGCCTGCCTGGCGAACCGCTTCGCCAGGTGCGGGCCGCGGCCGAACGCCTTGAGCACCCGGATCCCGAGCACCGACTCCTCGACGACGGTCGCCAGGTCCCCCACCTGGTCCTGCGACCGCCGGGTCAAACCCGCGTACTTCGACTCGTACTGCGTCGAGATGAACACCAGCGGGGCCGCGCAGATCAGCGTGATCACGCCGAGCACCGGCGCCAGGAAGAACAGCAGGACCAGCCCCATGACCAGGGTCAGGACGTTCACGACCAGGAAGATCCCCGCGAACGCGATGAACCGGCGCAACGTGGCCAGGTCGCCGACCGCCCGCGAGAGGAGCTGGCCCGACTGCCATCGGTCGTGGAAGGAGATCGGCAACCGCTGCAGGTGGCTGAAGAGGTCGGCCCGCATCCGAGCCTCAACCAACGTGCACGGCCCGGCGACGAGCTTGCGCCGCACGTAGAACATCAGCGCTTCGACCACGCCGAGCACCGCCACCGCGATGATCAGCAGCGGGAGCGGCCCGGTCTCCTTGCGCGCAATGGGCCCGTCGAGGATCTGCTGGAGGACCAGCGGGATCGTCAGCCCGCAGATCATGGAACACAGCACAGCCGCCCCGGCCAGGACAAGCCTGCCCCGGACCGGTTTGAGATAGGGGAGCAGCCTGCGCAGCGCCCCCAAAGTCGATGTCTGGTCCATCCCGCCCCCCAAAGTCGCGCCCGACGGTAGCGACCAGAAGCCCCCCGAGCACCCGAGTTTCCCGCCGCTCTCTGTTGAGAGCACCGCTCCCAAAAGAGAGCACCGCTCTCCTTTGTGGGCAGTGCTCGCGACACAGACGGCCACATTGAGCACTGCTCCGAAACGAGAGCACCGCTCTCCCTTGCCTGGGCATCCGCCAGAGAGCACTGCTCTCGCTTGCGAGCGGCGCTCGCGACACCGGGCGGTCGCAACACCAGGTAGGGGTCAAAGTTGAGCAGTGCTCTAAAGAGAGAGCACTGCTCACAACAGGGTGCAGTGCTCTCCTCCGCCTGCGGACTCGCCAGAGAGCGCTGCTCTCGCCCGCGAGCGACGCTTGCGACACCGGGCATCGCTCTCGATGCCGAGCGGTCACGGCCGCGAGCGGGCTGGGACCGCTGCCGCGCTGAGGCTCGCCCTAGGTGAGAGCGCTGCTCGCAAAGGAGAGCACTGCTCTCTGCCGCTGGCAAGCTCGCGAGAGAGCACTGCTCTCGCCTATGAGCGGCGCTCTTGCTTGTGGGTGGTGGTCGCAAGGCTGAGGGCGCTCCGAAGTGAGAGCGGTGCTCTCGTTTGCGAGCAGTGCGCGCGACGCGGGTGCTCATCGCCGAGGCGATGTCCGAGGCGAGAGCACTGCTCGCGCTGGAGAGCGCTGCTCTTTGTTGCTGGCGGGCCCATGGGAGAGCGGTGTTCTCGTTTGCGGGCGGTGCTCTCGACGCCAGGTGGCTGCGGCCGTGGTGGTGTCCTAAAGCGAGAGCGCTGCTCTTTGTTGCTGGCGGGCTCACGAGAGAGCAGTGCTCTCGAAGTGGAGCACCGCTCTTCAGTGCACATGCGAGAGTGGTGCACCCCGTGCTGGGGTGCACCGCTCTGGCGGACTGCTGTGGCGGGGTTAGCCGCGGTTGGAGCGGGTGCCCAGGAGCACGTCTTCCCACGACGGGACGATGGGGCGGGCCTTTTTCGCCTTGGTGGGGCGTCGGGCGGGTTCTGGTTTGCGGGCGGGTTCCTCGATCAGGGCGTCCTGCTCGGGGACCTCCGCCACCGGCTCGTCCGCTGCCGTCTCCAGGTCTTCGACCTCTACCTCGACCTCCGGCTCCGGGGTCAGCTCGAAGTCCGCCACGAAGTCCGGCTCCTCAACGACCGGCGCGGGCGCAGGCGCGGGCACCGGCGCTACCGGCGGTGCGAACACCGCCGCGTCCAGCTCCGGGTCCGGCTCGGCCTCCGCGACCTCCACCGCCCGCGGCTGCTCCAGGTTCAGCGCCGCCTGGGCCAGTTCCGTCACCGGCCGCACCGTGCGCAGGGGCCGGTTGGGCTGCGGGTCGAGCAGGTCGTGCGCGTGTTCGTCCATCGGCGACACCGTGCCGCCGTGGGCGCCGGGGTGGAAGGACCAGTGGGCGCGGTTGAGGGAGCGGCCCGCGGTCCACGACAGCTGGACCACCCACTTGCCGTCCTCGCCGCGCCACGAGTCCCAGGCCGCGGCCGCGTAGTCCTGGCCGCGCAGGCCGAAGGCGTGCGCGACGACCTCGCCGAGGGTTTGCAGGTCCGGCCCGTCCTCGCGCACCGGGTGCGCCCGTTGCGCGAGTTCCGCGGTGCGCGAGCGCTCCAGCAGCACCGGGTAGGCGAAGCGCTCCACCTTGTGCGCGGGGATGCCCGCTGCCTCGCTCACCTGCTCGACGGACTCACCCGCGCGGATGCGGGTCTGGATCTCCCGAGGACGCATCTGGCTCTCCAGCTCGATCTCGATCTGGCCGAGTCGGGTGACG
It includes:
- a CDS encoding ABC transporter ATP-binding protein; translated protein: MDQTSTLGALRRLLPYLKPVRGRLVLAGAAVLCSMICGLTIPLVLQQILDGPIARKETGPLPLLIIAVAVLGVVEALMFYVRRKLVAGPCTLVEARMRADLFSHLQRLPISFHDRWQSGQLLSRAVGDLATLRRFIAFAGIFLVVNVLTLVMGLVLLFFLAPVLGVITLICAAPLVFISTQYESKYAGLTRRSQDQVGDLATVVEESVLGIRVLKAFGRGPHLAKRFARQARELRTTELAKMRLLALLWGAIILLPELGISAQLLFGSLGVADGSLTVGTLVAGVTVATYLRWPTDSIGWLLAETNQAATAAARYWEVRDAEVTITDPVRPKDLPADGVGAVRFEGVRFAHQGSDREILSGVDIDLRPGETVALVGATGSGKSTLTMLVPRLADITGGRVTVDGVDVRDLRLADLRSVVAMAFEDPVLFSASVRENVALGAEGVTDEQVREALRVAQAEEFVDRLPWGLDTRIGEEGLSLSGGQRQRLALARAVVGKPKVLVLDDPLSALDVHTEAEVERALRSVLSDVTALVVAHRPSTVRLADRVALLDGGRIVAIGTHEQLLKTSAAYRDQLSTLDDEPAEVAS
- the sepH gene encoding septation protein SepH; this encodes MRALRVVGLSDDGKTVICEDPARGERFTLPADERLRAAARGDVTRLGQIEIELESQMRPREIQTRIRAGESVEQVSEAAGIPAHKVERFAYPVLLERSRTAELAQRAHPVREDGPDLQTLGEVVAHAFGLRGQDYAAAAWDSWRGEDGKWVVQLSWTAGRSLNRAHWSFHPGAHGGTVSPMDEHAHDLLDPQPNRPLRTVRPVTELAQAALNLEQPRAVEVAEAEPDPELDAAVFAPPVAPVPAPAPAPVVEEPDFVADFELTPEPEVEVEVEDLETAADEPVAEVPEQDALIEEPARKPEPARRPTKAKKARPIVPSWEDVLLGTRSNRG